The uncultured Methanolobus sp. sequence CCTAACCAGTTAACAGAGGACCTGGCTGCAATGTTCCGTTCATCATGTGATGTGTACATCACTCTCAAATCAAAACCCCTGGGAAGTGAAGTTAAGAGGACTATTGTTGTAAACAAGTTCACAGGTGCCAAGGGTCCTGTAGGACAGATGATCGGTTTTAGAATAGAGCCAAAGGTCGGTCTTGTAGTAGAGATCGCTTCAGTATCATAATCTTAAAGGCAGTGGTAATATGGATGCGGAATTTCAGAAAGCAGTACAAAGAAACCCACATCTGGGTGAGTATGTAAAGAAATTCATGCGTGAGCAAGGAGAAGATGAGCCAACTTTCATGGTAAGTCTTTCTAAAGACATAGACCGGGCTAAAGTAAATATTATTCTTCCGGTTGGTGATCCTGTATTCATACATCTTTATGGCGGAGACGAACAGGGAGAGGTAAATTACTATGGTATTGAGCCTGAACTTAACGACACAGAGAAGAAAAAGTATAAAACCACTCTGGATATTATCCTGGAAAAATCCTCCAATGAACCTGTTCCAAACACCGAAGCAGAGCTTAAGGATTTGATCACCAAATTGTTCAATGAATCTATTGACATTGGTTCAGGTGACAGCATGGATGATGAAGATGGAGATAAGGGAAAATTTGATATTATCCAGAAACTCATGCCGGTTCAAAAAAAAGTGCCTATGACACAGGGTGAGTACAATAAAATTCTCTATCACCTGGAGCGGGATATCATTGGTTCCGGTCCGATTGAACCAATTATCAGGGATCCGTACCTTGAAGATATCAGCAGTATAGGTGTGGACAACATATTTATTGTCCACAAAATTTTCGATACGATTAAAACTGATCTGACCTTCGGGGATGAGGAAGGTCTTGACAACTGGCTCCGCAGTATGAGTGAGCGTATCGGTCGTCCAGTAAGTGATGCAAGGCCGATTGCCGATGGTGCGCTTCCTGATGGTTCACGTATCAATATTATTTACAGTATTGACGTGAGTAAGCGTGGTAGCAGTTTCACCATGCGTAAGTTCAGTGAGGTTCCTGTAAGTATTATCCAGCTTATCAATTGGGGTGCACTGGATGCAGAAATGGCAGCCTATATGTGGATGTGCCTTGAGAATGGTATGAGTATATTCTTCAGTGGTGAAACCGCAAGTGGAAAGACCACAATGCTTAATGCGTGCCTTGCTTTTGTTAACCCGAGGGCCAAGATTTTCTCTGCAGAAGATACTGCTGAGGTCCAGCCACCACAGCCTGTATGGCAGCAGCTGATCACTCGTGAGGAAGGTCCGCCTGAATCAAGGGTGGACACTTTTGCTCTGCTAAAAGCGGCTCTCAGGTCAAGGCCGAACTACATCATCGTAGGTGAAATTCGAGGAGCCGAAGGTAACGTAGCTTTCCAGGGTATGCAGACAGGTCACCCTGTACTGGCAACGTTCCACGCATCCGCTGTGTCAAAGATGATCCAGCGTCTTACGGCCGATCCTATCAATGTGCCTGTGACATTTATCGATAACCTGAATATTGCAATGATCCTTTCGGCTGTTTACCGTAAAGGTAAATTCCTCAGGCGTGCCCTTGCAATCGAGGAAATAGAAGGTTACTAT is a genomic window containing:
- a CDS encoding type II/IV secretion system ATPase subunit: MDAEFQKAVQRNPHLGEYVKKFMREQGEDEPTFMVSLSKDIDRAKVNIILPVGDPVFIHLYGGDEQGEVNYYGIEPELNDTEKKKYKTTLDIILEKSSNEPVPNTEAELKDLITKLFNESIDIGSGDSMDDEDGDKGKFDIIQKLMPVQKKVPMTQGEYNKILYHLERDIIGSGPIEPIIRDPYLEDISSIGVDNIFIVHKIFDTIKTDLTFGDEEGLDNWLRSMSERIGRPVSDARPIADGALPDGSRINIIYSIDVSKRGSSFTMRKFSEVPVSIIQLINWGALDAEMAAYMWMCLENGMSIFFSGETASGKTTMLNACLAFVNPRAKIFSAEDTAEVQPPQPVWQQLITREEGPPESRVDTFALLKAALRSRPNYIIVGEIRGAEGNVAFQGMQTGHPVLATFHASAVSKMIQRLTADPINVPVTFIDNLNIAMILSAVYRKGKFLRRALAIEEIEGYYEEIGGVATRAVFLWEPDSDTHKFRGLNNSYILEDKIATKLGYEDKRMIYQDLFLRAKILEEMRSRGIEDYYDVLEIIVNFYKHGVEGLPFAV